A segment of the Azospirillum lipoferum 4B genome:
TCGGCGCGCTGGTATTCGGAGCTGATCCGAGGGGGCTGACGCGGCGCCGCCCGCCCGCCTTGGCCGGCGGAGCGGCGGCGGATGGAACAGTGTGGAACGGATTTCGCGCGCTGTTCCATCCGTCCACCGGCACCGGGGCGGGATCGGGGAGCGCCGCGGCGACCGGCTCCACCGGCCGCGGACGGGAACGGTCGCCGCCGGGGCCGGCGGGCGTCGGGGGCGGAGCGGCCGGCTCGGGCTGCGGCGGCGATGAGGGCTGAGGGGGCGGCTGCGGCGATTGCGGGGGCGATTGCGGGGCCGGCGTTGCCGCCGGTTCCGGGGACGGGGCGGGCCGGTCGGGCTGGGGAGCGCGCGCCGCCGGTCTGGCCGGGGCGTCGAGCCCGGCGAACAGGCCGAGCCGTTCGGCCAGCCAGCGCACCGTCTTCGGATCGCCCATCGACACCAGCCGCTCGATCTGTTCCGCCACCAGGGTGCGGATCGAGGCAAGGCGCAGGTCCGCCTCCCGGTTCAACGCCTGCCGTTCCCACCAGACGCGATGGCGGAAATCCCGCGATCCGTAATAGGCCCGCCACAGGGTGGTGCGGCTGCATCCCATGGCGCGGGCGACGTAGAGGAAGGAACAGCCGCGCGCCAGCATGCCGGCGGCCATGATCCATTGTTCCTCGTTGAACTGCGATCCGGGAACCAGCGAGCCGTCGGCGGGGACCGGCGGCTCCTCCGCCCAGCAGGGGAAATGGTCGTCGGAGAGGGTGCGGCTGTCGAGCGGCATGGCGGGGCTCCGCGGGTGGATGGGACCAGCGGGGGAGGATATAGGAATTTTTTCTGGTTGAGGGGTTTTTGTCCCACGGCGGGATTCGCGACACTTTAGCTCGAGCAATGCCACGCAAGATTGGTTTTCCGTGGAATTTTTCACGCTATAATGCATTTAAATGGATAGATACACGAAGAATGCTGTTCATCCACATCTGATTGGTTATGTACGGATGTCCATTGACGATCAGAAACTTGACCTCCAGATCGCGGCGCTGATCGCCGCCGAAATTCGGCCCAACGATGTACGGTCGGACAAGACCAATAGCTTGCGGTCCGAACAGCCAGTGTTAGCCGGCGCGTTGAAGGCTTTTCGTCGGAGCGACACGCTCATGGTGTGGCGCCTAGACCGATTGGCGCACAGCACCAAGGAGCTGCTGCCCATAGGTGATCGATTGCAGGAAGCGAAGGTAAGCTTGCGAAGCTTGAGTGAATATCTCGACACCAGCACAGCAACGGGCAAGCTCGTGTTCACCCTAGTCTCGACCATGGCTGAGTTTGAACGCAATCTTATCAGTGAGCGGACCAAGTCTGGTATGAGCGCGGCACGGGATCGGGGATTGCCGGAAGGGCATCCGGCTAAGCTGGTGGAAAAGCGGTTAAGTATAGCTGAATTTGTGGTGTCTAGGCAGTAGATGAAAGACTAATTTCCAATCAGCAATTAAAACTGAAAGCACTTCAGAAAACGTTTAGCGAAAATAATCACTTCTGGGCAACTGTCACGAAATGGAGGATTGAAAATGCGCATTGAATGCGATGGCTGCGGTACATTTGTAGATGCGGATATTAAAGGATCCTATAACACCTTTGATGAATTTAGCCAAGATAATATAGAATACTCCATTTTACAATGCCCGTCGTGTGACGGGCCAATACTGGTGTCAAGAGAGATTTATTACGTTGGACAGGGAAATATGGAGTATGCAACTCCAAAAGTTTTGTACCCTAAATTTACTAAAAAAATTTGAAACCGAGATACCTGACAATATACAGTTTAATTACGAGGAAGCCGAGAAATGTCTGAAAGTAAAGGCTTATACTGCTTCGGTTATTATGTGCAGGAGAACACTAGAAAGTGTTTGCGACCATTTCGAATATAAGAAAGGTGATCTATATTTTAAGCTCAAAGAGTTGGATGATAAGCATATAATTGATAAAACAATTTCAGAATGGGCAACGATGCTGAGATTAGAAGGAAACTCTGCAGCTCATGACATTGCTGAGAGCCTGACCCGAAAAGAATTGAGTGATTTCAGTCTCTTGTGATTCGATTGATGTTGCGAAGCATGACGAATGACAAGACAATGTGGACTGAAATCACCCGAGCGCAGTATCAGCGAAAAGGATTGAGGTATTCAAGCGACACGACGGACGCGGAGTGGGCGGTGCTCGAACCACTCCTCCCGGCGGCTCGACGCTTGGGACGGCCGCGAACGGTCAACGTGCGCGAGATCGTGAACGGCATCCTCTTTCTGGCGACCTCCGGGTGCCAGTGGCGGCAACTGCCGAAGGATTTCCCGCCGATGACGACGGTCCAGCGCTATTTCTACCGCTGGCGCGACGATGGGACCTGGGAGACGATCAATCACGCCTTGGTGGCGATGGTTCGGGAAAGCATGGGACGGGAGGCCAGCCCGACAGCGGGGGTGATCGACAGCCAGTCGGTCAAGACGACGGAAGCAGGTGGCCCCCGTGGCTACGACGCGGGCAAGTGCATCAAGGGGCGC
Coding sequences within it:
- a CDS encoding IS5-like element ISAli1 family transposase; its protein translation is MWTEITRAQYQRKGLRYSSDTTDAEWAVLEPLLPAARRLGRPRTVNVREIVNGILFLATSGCQWRQLPKDFPPMTTVQRYFYRWRDDGTWETINHALVAMVRESMGREASPTAGVIDSQSVKTTEAGGPRGYDAGKCIKGRKRHVLTDTNGLLVAAIVHAADIQDRDGAPALLASVRTLFPWLRHVFADGGYAGPKLETALAQIGTWTLEIVKRSDAAKGFELLPRRWVVERTIAWLNRNRRLAKDFEATVESAVAWVFIASVKLLSRRVART
- a CDS encoding DUF4145 domain-containing protein, yielding MQLQKFCTLNLLKKFETEIPDNIQFNYEEAEKCLKVKAYTASVIMCRRTLESVCDHFEYKKGDLYFKLKELDDKHIIDKTISEWATMLRLEGNSAAHDIAESLTRKELSDFSLL
- a CDS encoding recombinase family protein, encoding MDRYTKNAVHPHLIGYVRMSIDDQKLDLQIAALIAAEIRPNDVRSDKTNSLRSEQPVLAGALKAFRRSDTLMVWRLDRLAHSTKELLPIGDRLQEAKVSLRSLSEYLDTSTATGKLVFTLVSTMAEFERNLISERTKSGMSAARDRGLPEGHPAKLVEKRLSIAEFVVSRQ